The candidate division WOR-3 bacterium region AACTTAATATCGATAGAGGACATGCGGTTTTTGACGAACAAAAGAAGAAACAAACCGAAAAGAGGGGCTATCAGGTTGTTTATACAAGTGACAGCCAACGGGCTGTTGTATTTTGTCGCGAGTTTTCCTAAAAAACCCCAGATTCCCCAGAAAAGTATCGCCAGAATGGAATACAAGAGCAACTACATCACCTCCACGGCGTCTATTCCGAGCATAAAAAGACCTCGGGATAGTGTTGTTTTGCATGCTTCAATAAGGCTAAGACGAGCTCTTTTTAGCTTTTCATCCGGAGCGGCGAGTACTTTATGGGAATGGTAAAAAGATGAGAAGTTCTGAGCGAGATCCAAAAGGTATCTGGATATCACCGAAGGTTCGTATTCACGCGCCGCCGTCGCGACGGCTTCAGGAAACATGTCTATTGAAAGTGCGAGTCTCTTCTCTTCTTCCGTGACGAGTAAATCGCAATGAGAAGGATCTGGTGTGGAAGTTCCCGCTTTTCTAATTATCGAGCAGATTCTCGCGTGAGCGTATTGGAGGTAGGGGCCGGTCTCACCTTCGAAAGAGAGGACTCTGTCCCAGTCGAATTCGATGTCTCTGACCCTTTTGTTCTTGAGGTCGTTGAAAATTACAGCTCCCGCCCCAATGCTGAAAGCGAGTTTTTCTGCGTCAATTTCTTTATCTGAAGCTCTCTGCCCTTCTTTGATTTTTGAAAGCGCTCTTTCTGTTGCTTCATCCAAAAGGTCTTCAAGAAAAATTATTGTGCCTTTTCGCGTGCTCATTCCATGAATGTGACCGAACATTACGTGGACAATCATTCCTTCTTCTATCGAGCCGGCTTTTTGAAGAGCCGCGCTAATTTGCTTGAAATGAAGTTCCTGCGGAATGCCGACTACATATATCAACTTCAGCGGTTTGAACTTTTCGATCCTGTAAAAAACAGAAGCCAGCTCCCTCGTCGAGTAAAGAGTTGACCCGTCTGACTTGGTCAGCAGAACAGGAGGCAGGTCATACTCGTCTAAGGGAATTATGGTCGCTCCCTGGTCCTTTTTGGACAGTTTTTTTTCGAGGAAGAAGTCGAGTGTTTTTTGAATCTTGTCCGCGTAAAAGCTCTCTCCTATGTAGTAATCGAAGCTGATTCTCAGCTTTGAATATGTCCTTTTGAATTCTTCAAGGCTTGAATTTTTGATTATTTTCCAGAATTTGACTGCGGTATCGTCTTCATTTTCGAGTTTCGAAAACCATTCCTTTGCCTTTTCCCTGAAAACGGGGTCTTTTTCTGAAACTTCTGAATACTTGATGTATATCTCGTAAGCTTTTTTCACCGCATCAGGTTCAAGGTCTTCTAAAACGGTGTTTTCGGCTTCAAACCCGGCTAATATTATTCCAAATTGGGTACCCCAGTCGCCTATGTGGTTTATTCCAACAGTGTTGTATCCGACAGCTTGTAAAATCCTGTAAAGGCTCGCTCCAATGGCTGTAGACCTCAAGTGCCCTACTCCGAAAGGCTTGGCGATGTTCGGTGAGGAATAGTCTATTACGACAGTCTTCCCTCCTCCAAAGTCGGATTTTCCCCATTCATTCTTCGCTTTTAATACGGTTTCTACGGAGTGTCTGCAGGCAAACGATGGGTTCAAGACAATGTTGAGGTATGGACCGGAACTGGAAACCTGGAATTCACGCGTTGAATCCATCTTTTGTCGGATTTCTTGGGCTATAGCTTGCGGAGGCAGTTTCATTTTTCTGGCGAAAGAAAATGTTTTCAGGGCTAAGTCTCCGTAAGACGGATCCGGAGGATCCGAAAAGTTCGACAGTATATCCGCCTTTTCAAGGCCAGTCCTGTTCGATATTTTTTCGGCGACGATTTCCTTTAAGCTTTCTAATTTGTGAACAGCCATACGACCCCGTAATCTATTGTATAATCTTCTTCGTCAAACTGTATTCTCCAGTCCATGAAAAGGTTTATTATTCTCGATTTGAAAGAAAAGAAAGGGTAATAATCCCACTTTTCTGTATGGCTTGCAACTGTTCCCGCTGAAAACGATAGGTCGAGGTCACCCTCGAAAAGACTTTTGGAAAGGGTCGAGAAAGCGCAAATTCTCTGCGCCGTGTCGGAAAAAGCGAGAGCGGATACGGAAATGTATTCAACCGGAGAAAAAATCGAAAGGAATGCGCCGAAGAAGTACGGGTCTTCTTTTTTATCTTTCCACATGTTTTGTCCGTAAATAGAACGGGACAGTTCGAAAGAATACCCAGCCGAAAAGTCTAATTTCAGGTGTTTTCCTGAGTGCCTGAAACCCGCGTAAGCCGCAGAATGAGAAGTTGCATAAAAAGAGTCGGTTGTAACGGTGAATACCGGATGATTCCTCTTGAGATAACACCCTCCCGCGTATAAGGCTTTGGTTAAATCGGGTCTGTAGGAAAAGTTTACGTCGATGTTGAACGATGAATCGCTTTTGATTTCAATCTGAGACCAGACCCGCGCAAGTCTGAATATTTCGCGGGAAATAGATAAGCCTGCGCTGTAAATTTCCTTTTCGGTTTCTGTGTCCGAAATTTCAGCGGTTGAGAAAAGTTTTATCTGCGTGGAGAGAGACGGTGAAAATTCCACAAAAAATTCCGTGCCCATTGTTTTCACCGAAAAACTGTTGAGCAGGAAGGACCTGTTGAAAAAGAAATATTTGTATCTTACACCAAAAAAAGATTTTCTGAGGGTCAATGAGGCTAAATCGAAGGAAGTTTTGAAAGGAAGAGAATCCTTGTGACCCTGTCTTTCAAAATTGTGAACAGCGAATCCTTCTGCTGACAGAAAAAAAAGGGGGAAAGATGTGCTCAAATATCCCTTTTGAGATTCGTAAGTCGAGAATGAGAGACTTTCGCACCCTCTGTCGAAATTTCCGCCGAAAGAAAGCCTCGCCATGTCGAGGAAATTTCTTGAAAAGTTTATCTGAGAATTTTCGGCTTCGTTTCCCAACCTGAAATGTGAGAGTTTTGTCTTCGGCATTTTCGAAAATGCCGGAAAAAGCCTGAAGCGTATGTAGCTTTTCATTTGTGAAAATTCCGTCACGGGAAAGAAAGAAAGGTCTCCGTCAAAAAGATGTGTTCCATAAAATCTGTCAGACAGTTCAAAATCTTCTATGAAAACTCTATTTTCCCCATAAAACAAGCTTGTTTGAGCGCGAGTTCGCGGGTCCATGAAACTGAAAACAGGTTTCGGGTCAAAATCCGGAGAATCGAGCCAAGTCTCTACAATAACTTCGTTTTTCTCGGGAATTTCGACTTTGAACTCTAACTCCGGTATTTCTCCGAAGACGATTTCAACAGCAGAGCTGTCGACAAAAGGTGTCGTTTCGGCGAAAGCCAGAAATGAAAAGATTATCAGAATTGAGAGTCCGATGGCTGTTCTTCTCCATTGAGATCAAGAATTGATTCAGTGCATTCGATTTCTACCGACAAAGCTTTTTTGAAATAACTTCTCGAAGAATATGTCGGTTCCAAATCAGCTTTCACTGTGTAAACTCCGGGGGAGACGACATTCGAAGAATTGTCCTTTCCGTCCCAGAGAACCTGGGTGTAACCAGGAGTTTCTTTGAATTCAGGCAAAAGATTTCTCACCACCTGCCCTTTTTCGTCATAGACGGTAAGGGTTATAACGGCAGGTTGTGTTATAAAAATGGCTATTGTAGATCCCGGCATAGCGCTGTAAAAAGAAGAAGGATAAGCGCCTTTGATGTATCCGTCTATCCCCGCCCAGTAATATTGAGCGGAAGAAGCTTCGAGTATTATGAATTGTCCGAATCTTCTCCAGACGGAAATTCCTCGCGGAGAAGTAAACTCCTTTTTTCCAGAGCCTTCCCTTCCGAAAGAAGTTATGTGTACAAGGTCTCTTGAGAATATATGGATCTGAGAATTATCCGTGTCCGTGACGTATATCATTCCGTAGTAATCAATTGCTACATAGTTTAGGGATATGTTCTCGAATCCGAGATCAAGACCGTCGAGGGATTTGATTCTGTCGCCGGCAAAGTTGAACATAGTAAGCCGTTTGTTGGAGTTGTCGCTGACGACTATATAGTCCCTGTCCCTGTAGTAGTTCCAAGGGTCTTTTCTGTCAATAAGAGCTATACCGAAGGGGTCGTTGAGAAATCCGACGCCGATGACTTTTATGAAATTGCCGTTTCTGTCGAAAACAGAAATTCTGTCGTTTTCGATTTCGGTCACCCAGACGTTTCCGGACTTATCGAGAGCGACTCCGCAGGGGCGGTTCATCTGGCCGGGGGAGGAGCCGAAACCATCCCCGAGAGACGAGACGTATTCAAGCTTTCCCTCTTTGTATTTGAGTCGCACGACTCTATGGTTGCTCTGGTCTGCGACATAGACATCTCCTTCAGGGTTAGCGGCTATACCCATGGGTTCCCATAAATTTTCCGTGCCTGTGCCGGTTGTTCCCCACGAGTTGACATCGTTGAATCCTATGTTGTATATGACCTGGCCCCTACCGCTGTTTACGGCGAAAAAAGCGAGTTCGTCGTCATCCCTGTCTGTCGAGAGATCGTCGTGTTCGATCAGTTTTACAATACTCACTCCCTGCGGGTTGTCAAAAGCGAGGTGTGAGCCAAGAATCATCGAAATCGTAAAATTCGTAACTTTATTGTATCCGCCGGAATGGCCGGCTGGCGGATACACGAGAGTAGTCGGGTCGAAATTCGATCCGAGAGAGAAGATAAAAAGTAAAAATGTCAATGTCATATTTTCTCCGTTTGTTTTTTTTTATGATAATTTATATTATGCCACAAATGAAAGGTCAATTCTCTGTTGAGAAGGTTTTTTTTGTCAAGACAAGAGGTCTTCTCGATAGTATGTTGAGAGTTGAAAGGTTTTTCTGATAATCAGTCAAATCTTCAGGGTTAAGTGTTGATTTTTTAATCGAAAATAAATGGGACACAAAAAGGCTGTCGTCTTTTTTTTTGTATGAAAATCGGACTTCCAGGTATTCGTCTTCGAAAAAATAGTCAAAGGGCAGAAATATTTCCATGTTGTTTGGTTTTTCAATTTGAAGGTCTATCGAATAAAAAACCGGTCCTCCAGTGAAAATGCCTTCCGGAGATGAAGGAACAATGTAAAGGAGAGGCAAATGAAAATAAGATGTGTCGGCGGAGAGGATTCTTCTGAATAACCTCGCTCCAATTGTCGCTATTCCGGGTGAATTCGAATAAGCCCAAGCACCGAGGATTCTCCAACCCGGCATTTTCGAAGAAAACCATGAATAAGCGGGAGAATTTTCCGATGCCCGTATCGTTTGCCCGTAGAAGGCGGAAATTATGCCTCCAATGCTGTCTGAGACCGTCAATTCGGCTGTTCCTTCTCCGGAAATAAATCCGGATATTTTTCTTTTGTAGAAGTCGGCGAATGAATCCGGTGTTTTTAAGAGTCTATAAGTATCTTCAAAAAGAACAAGAGCGTTTACGCCTCTGTCTTCAAAAGGCAAAGCCGAGAAAGGGGAACCTGGGTTGGACGGATCGCAGAATAGTGTTTCGTTTTCGACTTCAACCAGGGCTATCACGTGGTTGAAAAATACCGCCGGAGGATCAAATGATATGCAGGGGTTGTTTCTCGTGGCTATCAGTGCTGGCCATGCCTTTATTCCTACGGCTTGAAGCATAGCGATCAAAAGCGATACTTTGTCCTTGCAGTCCCCTTTACCCTGCGCGAGTGTCTGAGAGGGCTCGTTTGGGTAAAATCCTCTCCACCCCCATTCCTGCGCTGTGTATTCGATAGAGGAGCAGACCCAATCAAAAATCTTTTCAGCCTTTTCCGGTGGAGGATGACCTCTCGACACGAGAAGCGCTTTTCTTCTGACCTCTTCATCCGGGGTGAGTTTACCTCTGAAAAGGTTAAAACACCGACCGGCTATTTCGCCCATTTCATTGAAAGAACTCGCTAAGAATAGGTCCGTGTTTTGCGGTGAATTTCGGGGTTGAATGTCGGTAATTCTCAGGAACAGCTCATGTATCGAGTCCGGATTCGTTGTCGTTTTGCCGCTTTCAGAACCGCGTCGCCACGAAAACGGTTTTTCAGAACGGATTGTTATATCGAGCGTATCGATTGGGTAGTCTTCACCTAAAGGCAGGGAGAATATAAAATGCTCGCCCCAGATTGAGCTATCGGTGACAAGTGAGAATTCGGCTTCAAAAAAAGCGCAATCCGAGAATTTCGAGAAGACGGCGTATTCTTCCACGTATCCTGTGAGAGAGCTGTTTTGGAATGAAGATGAGATTCTTTCCGTTTTTAAAGGACAGATGTTTTCTCCCGTGGACACAATATATCCCACGGCACTAAAATCCTTTAAAGAGGTTCTGCTCTGATCGTATGAAATATAGGTAAATGTTGAAGCTTCTTCGTTTGAGTTGGCACAGAAAGTCATATTTACTTTGTAAGTTTCAGGCCCTTTTGTTTTTTCGAAAAAAACTTCGGCGTGGATGATTCTGGTTTGATGCGAGATCTGGCTGGAAAAAAGATAAATAGCGAGGAAGATTACGCTCAAATCAACCTCCGTGCATGAGTAAAAATTCCGGAAAAATGTCTTCGCTTGCTGACCTCATAAAGTCTTCGAAAACGCCGAATGATCCACGCGGCAACCTTTCCC contains the following coding sequences:
- the argS gene encoding arginine--tRNA ligase, with the protein product MAVHKLESLKEIVAEKISNRTGLEKADILSNFSDPPDPSYGDLALKTFSFARKMKLPPQAIAQEIRQKMDSTREFQVSSSGPYLNIVLNPSFACRHSVETVLKAKNEWGKSDFGGGKTVVIDYSSPNIAKPFGVGHLRSTAIGASLYRILQAVGYNTVGINHIGDWGTQFGIILAGFEAENTVLEDLEPDAVKKAYEIYIKYSEVSEKDPVFREKAKEWFSKLENEDDTAVKFWKIIKNSSLEEFKRTYSKLRISFDYYIGESFYADKIQKTLDFFLEKKLSKKDQGATIIPLDEYDLPPVLLTKSDGSTLYSTRELASVFYRIEKFKPLKLIYVVGIPQELHFKQISAALQKAGSIEEGMIVHVMFGHIHGMSTRKGTIIFLEDLLDEATERALSKIKEGQRASDKEIDAEKLAFSIGAGAVIFNDLKNKRVRDIEFDWDRVLSFEGETGPYLQYAHARICSIIRKAGTSTPDPSHCDLLVTEEEKRLALSIDMFPEAVATAAREYEPSVISRYLLDLAQNFSSFYHSHKVLAAPDEKLKRARLSLIEACKTTLSRGLFMLGIDAVEVM
- a CDS encoding transglutaminase domain-containing protein, whose product is MSVIFLAIYLFSSQISHQTRIIHAEVFFEKTKGPETYKVNMTFCANSNEEASTFTYISYDQSRTSLKDFSAVGYIVSTGENICPLKTERISSSFQNSSLTGYVEEYAVFSKFSDCAFFEAEFSLVTDSSIWGEHFIFSLPLGEDYPIDTLDITIRSEKPFSWRRGSESGKTTTNPDSIHELFLRITDIQPRNSPQNTDLFLASSFNEMGEIAGRCFNLFRGKLTPDEEVRRKALLVSRGHPPPEKAEKIFDWVCSSIEYTAQEWGWRGFYPNEPSQTLAQGKGDCKDKVSLLIAMLQAVGIKAWPALIATRNNPCISFDPPAVFFNHVIALVEVENETLFCDPSNPGSPFSALPFEDRGVNALVLFEDTYRLLKTPDSFADFYKRKISGFISGEGTAELTVSDSIGGIISAFYGQTIRASENSPAYSWFSSKMPGWRILGAWAYSNSPGIATIGARLFRRILSADTSYFHLPLLYIVPSSPEGIFTGGPVFYSIDLQIEKPNNMEIFLPFDYFFEDEYLEVRFSYKKKDDSLFVSHLFSIKKSTLNPEDLTDYQKNLSTLNILSRRPLVLTKKTFSTEN
- a CDS encoding SMP-30/gluconolactonase/LRE family protein; its protein translation is MTLTFLLFIFSLGSNFDPTTLVYPPAGHSGGYNKVTNFTISMILGSHLAFDNPQGVSIVKLIEHDDLSTDRDDDELAFFAVNSGRGQVIYNIGFNDVNSWGTTGTGTENLWEPMGIAANPEGDVYVADQSNHRVVRLKYKEGKLEYVSSLGDGFGSSPGQMNRPCGVALDKSGNVWVTEIENDRISVFDRNGNFIKVIGVGFLNDPFGIALIDRKDPWNYYRDRDYIVVSDNSNKRLTMFNFAGDRIKSLDGLDLGFENISLNYVAIDYYGMIYVTDTDNSQIHIFSRDLVHITSFGREGSGKKEFTSPRGISVWRRFGQFIILEASSAQYYWAGIDGYIKGAYPSSFYSAMPGSTIAIFITQPAVITLTVYDEKGQVVRNLLPEFKETPGYTQVLWDGKDNSSNVVSPGVYTVKADLEPTYSSRSYFKKALSVEIECTESILDLNGEEQPSDSQF